One window from the genome of Paenibacillus azoreducens encodes:
- a CDS encoding ABC transporter substrate-binding protein, whose translation MKKMKGLSMLLAIMLFVFTIAGCSGGSSQENGSNDSNKAVQQEPAKEDGKEKEKEQAAAPEEQKIDLGGDTIKIGVWYDDADPRQSKDKSPGEEEQIKLIDAVEKKYNCKIEFVKFGDYNKYVENFTTTSLSGTPFADIVLLELFWAFPTLANKDFIVPVDDKLNLNDPKYIGWMKNGGSFKGKQYGMTDSSPSPYGIFYNKTLVKKLGLEDPFELQQKGEWTWEKFRDFAKKATKDTNGDGKTDIYGIAGAYGKINSFTEQIIYSNNGRVDKDASGNMKFSLDGENAVEALQFVSDLYNKDKSIMQPIPEDANKEFVAGKGVMYGGFSWELGGLLDNMKNQELGFVFFPKGPKSDKYVSYTPFGNMFMVAKYSKHADVAAKIMDEISLHDTGRKLAQQSWESSYPNKESLETRKAMADSIDYISYYAIPDGEKLFEGVVKDITTGKISPSTAVDKVKPQFEANINKLLQDSK comes from the coding sequence ATGAAAAAGATGAAGGGACTCTCCATGCTGCTCGCAATCATGCTGTTTGTGTTTACTATTGCGGGATGTTCGGGCGGCAGCAGTCAGGAAAATGGTTCCAATGACAGCAATAAAGCCGTGCAGCAAGAGCCTGCGAAAGAAGACGGGAAAGAGAAGGAGAAAGAGCAGGCTGCCGCGCCGGAAGAACAAAAAATCGACCTGGGCGGCGACACGATCAAGATCGGGGTATGGTACGACGATGCCGATCCAAGGCAGTCAAAAGATAAGAGCCCCGGGGAAGAAGAGCAAATCAAACTGATCGATGCAGTCGAAAAGAAATACAATTGCAAAATCGAATTCGTCAAATTCGGGGATTACAACAAATACGTAGAAAACTTCACCACGACCTCTCTCTCCGGCACGCCGTTTGCCGACATTGTCCTGCTGGAACTGTTCTGGGCGTTTCCGACGCTTGCGAACAAAGATTTTATCGTTCCGGTTGACGACAAACTTAATTTGAATGATCCGAAATACATCGGCTGGATGAAAAACGGGGGAAGCTTCAAAGGCAAGCAATACGGCATGACCGACTCCTCTCCATCGCCTTACGGCATTTTTTACAACAAAACGCTCGTGAAAAAACTGGGTCTCGAAGATCCATTCGAACTTCAGCAAAAAGGCGAATGGACCTGGGAGAAATTCCGCGACTTCGCCAAAAAAGCAACAAAAGACACCAATGGCGACGGGAAAACGGATATTTACGGCATCGCGGGCGCTTACGGCAAAATCAACTCCTTTACGGAACAGATCATTTACTCCAATAACGGCAGGGTAGACAAGGACGCGAGCGGCAACATGAAGTTCTCCCTGGACGGCGAAAATGCAGTTGAAGCGCTTCAGTTCGTATCCGACCTGTACAACAAAGACAAATCCATCATGCAGCCGATTCCGGAAGACGCAAACAAGGAATTCGTTGCGGGCAAAGGCGTCATGTACGGCGGTTTCAGCTGGGAACTGGGCGGACTTCTCGACAATATGAAAAATCAGGAGCTCGGCTTCGTGTTTTTCCCGAAAGGTCCAAAATCGGATAAATACGTCTCTTATACGCCTTTCGGCAACATGTTCATGGTGGCCAAATATTCGAAGCATGCCGATGTAGCCGCCAAAATTATGGATGAAATCAGCCTCCATGATACCGGCCGGAAATTGGCGCAGCAGTCATGGGAAAGCTCCTACCCGAACAAGGAATCGCTGGAAACGCGCAAAGCCATGGCTGACAGCATCGATTACATTTCCTATTACGCCATCCCGGACGGAGAGAAGCTGTTTGAAGGCGTCGTGAAGGACATCACCACAGGCAAAATCTCTCCTTCCACTGCCGTTGACAAAGTAAAACCGCAATTCGAAGCCAACATCAACAAGCTGCTTCAGGACAGCAAATAA
- a CDS encoding GntR family transcriptional regulator: MQSHQKPLYMIIKDDLKEKILAGEYKEDQQLPTEMELAEQFGVSRITSKRALIELDREGLIYRKRGSGSYVKKREAKGSPFETGGTGTTAPIISMILPYMATGELDFIKGATDYLDTKGYYLSIHNSNWSKDREREFLLRIPKNGSSGIILYPISTISNNDVLNALHWNDFPLVLIDQYIDSLPVTSVVSDNAGGGYMAAKRLAELGHERIAFVSSISIEFRSSVRDRYQGYCQALREYGLSIDPELVITDFYREADREGSNIFYPKLIGKMMELGVTAIQAEHDHLAVELLRSSLDMGIRVPEQLSIAGFDDHMISSLVEVPLTTIAQDYGEIGRKAAELIVSRIEELDKSPERALVPVRFVERASTSILSEKAAETGTSIT, encoded by the coding sequence ATGCAGTCACACCAAAAGCCGTTATATATGATCATCAAGGATGACTTGAAAGAAAAGATCCTTGCCGGTGAATATAAAGAAGATCAGCAGCTTCCGACCGAAATGGAGCTTGCCGAGCAGTTTGGCGTCAGCCGGATCACATCCAAAAGGGCTCTGATCGAGCTGGACCGCGAAGGCTTGATTTACCGCAAACGGGGCAGCGGGAGCTACGTCAAGAAACGGGAAGCGAAAGGGAGCCCGTTCGAAACGGGGGGCACGGGCACGACGGCGCCGATCATTTCGATGATCCTTCCTTACATGGCGACGGGAGAGCTCGATTTCATCAAAGGCGCCACCGATTATTTGGATACGAAAGGTTATTATTTGAGCATCCATAACAGCAATTGGAGCAAAGATCGGGAGCGGGAGTTTCTGCTCCGGATTCCGAAAAACGGTTCGAGCGGGATCATCCTGTATCCAATCAGCACGATCAGCAACAACGATGTGCTTAATGCGCTGCACTGGAACGATTTTCCGCTCGTATTGATCGACCAATACATAGACAGCCTCCCGGTAACCAGCGTGGTTTCCGATAATGCGGGCGGCGGCTATATGGCGGCCAAACGGCTCGCCGAGCTCGGCCATGAGCGGATCGCTTTTGTATCCAGCATCAGCATCGAATTCAGGAGCTCGGTTCGCGACCGGTATCAGGGGTACTGCCAAGCGCTGCGGGAATACGGATTGAGCATCGATCCGGAGCTGGTCATTACCGACTTTTACCGCGAAGCCGACAGAGAAGGGAGCAACATCTTTTATCCGAAGCTGATCGGCAAAATGATGGAGCTTGGCGTGACGGCGATTCAGGCCGAGCATGACCATCTCGCGGTCGAACTGCTGAGAAGCAGTTTGGACATGGGCATCCGGGTTCCGGAGCAGCTGTCCATTGCCGGTTTCGACGACCATATGATCTCAAGCCTTGTCGAAGTGCCGCTCACGACGATTGCCCAGGATTACGGCGAAATCGGCCGGAAGGCGGCGGAGCTGATCGTCAGCCGGATCGAAGAACTAGACAAAAGCCCCGAGCGGGCGCTGGTCCCGGTCCGGTTTGTCGAGCGGGCATCCACCTCGATTTTATCGGAGAAAGCTGCAGAAACAGGAACAAGCATAACGTAA
- a CDS encoding alpha/beta hydrolase family protein: MIQFSKPNVEQFFQTYRISTFAISQDESRLVFSSTLNGKFNLWAMDIGGETGYPYPLTYNDQMCGFIKLDPQGRHILTAFDRDGDENYQMHALRWNGGEPQPLFAGIPPEEKHHFLHLSEDGKRIYYSTNRENPNFLNSRVFDLESGEDRLLIEGKGTVTVICAVSQDEKRFAFVKEYANTHYVSYIQLEDGQEICLTPSPDEVHTSGGVQFLDGDNVIFATDYDSEFAYMAHYDIKERTFKRLCEIDSETVVMLKYHKDSRTVYIVTEKGVQDHLYAYALDTGELKAIPLPVDILEQIVVARSGNLYMLGRGAAKPYNIYRFDGSRWTMLTQNVVTGLTETDLIVPEVITYRSFDGMEIEALLFRAKDETANGYTVFWPHGGPQAAERKQFRSMFQYIIAEGYNIFCPNFRGSTGYGSSFAKLVEQDWGEGPRKDCLAAMDWLFEQGISSRDRLFVMGGSYGGYMTLLLAGRNPEYFKAAIDICGVSNLFTFYHSVPEDWKPIMGQWLGDPERDRERFIKDSPITYLDKMVNPLLIIQGANDPRVVKAESDQLVEELRAKGRDVEYIVFDDEGHGIMRKDNEKIAYARMVEFMNRCRQAKIQVEK; encoded by the coding sequence ATGATTCAATTTTCTAAGCCGAATGTGGAGCAATTTTTCCAGACATATCGTATCTCTACCTTTGCCATAAGCCAAGACGAATCGCGGCTGGTGTTCAGCAGCACATTAAACGGCAAATTTAATTTATGGGCCATGGATATCGGCGGAGAGACGGGTTATCCTTATCCGCTTACTTACAATGACCAGATGTGCGGCTTTATCAAGCTCGATCCGCAGGGCAGACATATTCTGACGGCATTTGACCGTGACGGCGATGAAAACTACCAGATGCATGCTTTGAGATGGAATGGCGGCGAGCCGCAGCCGCTCTTTGCCGGTATTCCTCCGGAAGAAAAACATCATTTCCTGCATTTATCCGAAGACGGGAAACGGATCTATTATTCGACGAACAGAGAAAATCCAAATTTCCTCAACTCCCGCGTATTCGATTTGGAATCCGGGGAAGACCGGCTGCTTATAGAAGGCAAGGGCACGGTAACCGTAATTTGCGCCGTAAGTCAGGACGAGAAAAGGTTCGCTTTTGTCAAAGAATATGCCAACACGCATTATGTGAGCTACATCCAACTTGAAGATGGTCAAGAGATTTGTCTCACTCCGTCTCCGGATGAAGTCCATACTTCAGGCGGCGTACAGTTTCTGGATGGGGACAACGTCATATTCGCCACGGATTATGACTCGGAATTTGCATATATGGCGCATTACGATATCAAGGAACGAACATTCAAGCGTTTATGCGAGATCGACAGTGAAACGGTCGTGATGCTCAAATACCACAAAGATTCGCGCACGGTTTATATCGTTACCGAAAAAGGCGTCCAAGACCATCTGTATGCGTATGCTCTGGACACCGGCGAATTGAAAGCGATTCCGCTGCCTGTTGATATTCTGGAGCAGATTGTAGTAGCACGCTCAGGCAACCTTTATATGTTGGGACGCGGAGCCGCAAAACCTTATAACATTTACCGTTTTGACGGAAGCCGCTGGACCATGCTGACCCAAAACGTGGTGACAGGCCTGACCGAAACGGATCTGATTGTTCCTGAGGTGATCACATACCGCTCTTTTGACGGGATGGAAATTGAAGCGCTGCTTTTCCGTGCCAAAGATGAGACGGCCAACGGTTATACCGTATTTTGGCCGCATGGAGGTCCCCAGGCTGCGGAACGGAAGCAGTTCCGTTCCATGTTCCAATACATCATTGCGGAGGGCTACAATATTTTTTGCCCGAACTTCCGGGGCAGCACCGGATACGGAAGTTCGTTCGCGAAGCTGGTGGAGCAGGATTGGGGCGAAGGGCCCCGCAAGGATTGTTTGGCAGCCATGGATTGGCTGTTTGAACAAGGCATTTCCAGCCGGGATCGCCTGTTTGTGATGGGAGGCAGCTATGGCGGGTATATGACGCTGCTGCTTGCCGGAAGGAATCCGGAATATTTCAAGGCGGCTATCGATATTTGCGGCGTCAGCAATCTGTTCACTTTTTATCATTCGGTACCGGAAGACTGGAAGCCGATCATGGGGCAGTGGCTTGGCGATCCCGAACGGGACCGCGAGCGTTTTATCAAGGATTCGCCGATTACCTATCTCGACAAGATGGTAAATCCGCTGCTCATTATCCAAGGCGCCAACGACCCGCGTGTCGTCAAGGCCGAATCGGACCAACTCGTGGAAGAGCTACGGGCCAAAGGCCGCGATGTGGAATATATCGTGTTTGACGATGAAGGGCATGGCATAATGAGAAAAGATAACGAAAAGATTGCCTATGCGCGTATGGTTGAGTTTATGAACCGCTGCCGGCAGGCGAAAATCCAAGTTGAGAAGTAA